The DNA region ATCATTACCTTGTTTGTTTTAGggctctcgagtggcacagctcagtgctagaggcgtcactacagaccctggttcaattccaggctgtatcacaaccatctgtgattgggagtcccattgggcggcacacaattggcccagcgtcgtttgggtttggctggggtaggctgtcattgtaaagaatttgttctgacttgtctatttaaataatatttttgttttaaatcCATTGAAACAACAGGGTCCGTAACGTCTGAATAAGTGTATGCCATTGTCTTTACCACCCTCCTCTGGTCGATAAATGAAAGTGCAGATACAAGAAAGAACCACTCTGCCAGAGATTAGAAATTCTTAATCCATTTGAAAATACTATACATAATGTATGTAGATATTTTTCCTTAACTGTAAATTGTaacttaaatatttttttattttaaatcatTTTTACTTTCTGAATTTGTTTTGCAAGCATGATGTTTGGTGTTCACATGGGAAAACCACAACAATGAGTCAGCTCCTACTCAACCTTATTGATCCACTGTTcaaatgcatcccaaatggcaccctatccctaaatagtgcactacttttgaccagagccctgttcatcTGAAAATGATCCAACCCTCACTGGCCCTATATGCTATTGGTACAGTACTCAGTTCTCATGGTTGACAGAAACTAGTGATAGATTAATTTAGGTAGAGAATTCAGCATTGAGCATAAGAGAAcatcaaaaatatataaaaaatatcaaCCTGGCCTCAAAGCAAATTTGTAAGATTCTGTACGAAAATCCGTTCACCTTCATTTAGTATGATACATTACGTTAGGTTACATTATGAATGGAATAGCAGTTGTACAATATCATAGGAATGAGAGGACGTATAGTATATATTTTACCTGATCATACAATAAATAGCTTTCGAATTGGATGATGAAATGTATAATACAATTTGGAGGACATATAGTATTATACATCTTTCTCTGAGACCAGATTGCATGTTGCGGAGAGAATTCAGTAGGATTATATGTTTGTTGTCCCTGGTGACAGAAAAATTCATTCTCACTCCTTGGATGTTGATGTCGGAGAAAATGTAGAGATCACTACATACAATGAATGGACTATTCCCATTCATTATTGCGAACCGTATCAAAACGTAGCAaactgttttgcaacagaaaacgaaacaaacattTCTTACAGGACAAAGTCAGGAAGTCCCTTCCTGTTTTAGTATGTTTTCTTTGTTTGGGGCCTAGTGAATATGACTCTGTTGTGTAAGGGAAACAAGTGGAGAGACAGTATACAGGCTATTAGTGTTGTCTGTGTATTGAAGAATTAGAAAACACTGTCAGAGTAGAGGCAACATAGAATAGATATGCAAAATTGTTGTTTTTCCTGTATATGGAAATGGAAATGTCATGCATACATTGACTTACAAACTCATACATACACACTTTCACGAACATGGACTGACGGATATAGCCATAACCGTTGACCTTTGCAACCCTCACCTCTAGTCTAATTTTGAGTGATGAAGGAACGATGTACAACCCTGTCTGAAGATATAGTGGTAAAGGATTTAGAGAGCCTGCTTCACTGAACAAACatttaaatgcaacatgtaaagtgttggtcccatgtttcattacGTGAAATACAatttcccagaaatgttctatacgcACGAAAAACGTATTTTTCTCAAACTTTGTGCACAaaattgtttacatccctgttggtgagaatttctcctttgccaagataatccatccacctgacaggtgtggccaTAGCCATGAGAAGTATGAGTGCAGAGGGTTCTGCAGCAACACCTGAAAGATtggaagaaaatatatatattaatagaacaaaaacatttctcacaaaagtagtgcactttaataGTAATGTATTAGCAGTCTGCAGCGCAAGCATGGGCAAAAAGATTTGTACagcacctgtgggatcgtcttagaccagccacctgggtagctgatgaaactgtaggtttgcacaactgaagaatttctgcacaaactgtcagaaaccgtctcagggaagctcatctgcgtgttcgtcctcctcaccagggtcttgacccgaCTGTAGTTCGGTTTAGTAACCGACTTaaatgggcaaatgctcaccttcgatggccactggcatgctggagaagcgtgctcttcacggatgaatcccgatttcaactgtaccaggcagatggcagacgtgtgcatggcgttgtgtgggcgagcggttttctgatgtcaacatcACATCAGGAATAGAGtgccacatggtggtggtggggttatggtatgggcaggcagaaGCTACGGACtgacgaacacaattgcattttatcaatggcaatttgaatgcacagagataccgtgacgagatcctgaagcccattgtcgtgccattcatctgccaccatcacgtcatgtttcagcatgataatgcacggcccatgtcgcaaggatctgtacacaattcctggaagctgaaaatgtcccagttcttccatgacctgcatactcaccagacactcattgagcatatttgggatgctctggatcgatgtgtatgacagcatgttccagttctcgccaatatccagcaacttcacacagccattgaagaggagtgggacaatattccacaggccacaatcaatggacttcctgacgggcctcccccaagtggtgaggataggcaacaacacattcgacacactgaccctcaacacgggggtgcGTGCTtaagggtgcgtgcttagtcccctcctgcaccccctgttcacccacgactacgtgACCACGCACGACTCAAACACCattgttaagtttgctgacgacacgatggtggtaggcctggaatcggagggccgagcacgcccccatccacatcaacggggctgtagtagagcagaTCAAGAGCTTCAAGATTCTCAGTGTCAagattatcatggtccacacacacaaacacagtcatgaagagggcacgacaatgcctcttcccccgcaggaggctgaaaagattaggcatgggccctcagatcttcaaagttctacagctgcaccattgagggcatcttgactggctgcatcaccgtaATAGCTACCTGGAATATCTGCATTGACCTGCTTtgcactcttttgactcatcacatacgctgctgttactgtttataatctatcctgtttcctagtcactttatccttacctacagtaccagtcaaaagtttggacacacctactcattcaagttttttttgtttaaaaaaaaactattttcaacattgtagaataatagtgaagacatcaaaactatgaaataacacaagcaatcatgtagtaaccaaaaaggtgttaaaaaaatcaaaatatatttaatattttagattcttcaaagtagccaccctttgccttgatgacagctttgcacactcttggcattctctcaaccagcttcatgaggtagtcacctggaatgcatttcaattaacaggagtgccttgttaaaagttaatttgtggaatttatttccttcttaatgcgtttgagaaaatcagttgtgttgtgacaagatagtgtcacaccctggcctctgttatattgattttctttattagtttagttaggtcagggtgtgacttgggatgtttgtgtgttttgtctagtttagggtgtgtgtattgtttagggggttttgtatggtgtatggggttgtgttcagtagagaggtttaggaaagtctatggttgcctggtttggttctcaatcagagacagctgtttattgttgtctgattgggagccatatttaaggcagccataggctttaggtgattgtgggtaattgtctatgtctaacgttagtagctgtgtgtgcactttcgtttgtagcgtCAGGTTcgtggtttattgttttttgtattagtttgtatattgtttgtttcgtcttcgtatctaataaaagaagatgtattcacatcactctgcgtattggtccgatccatgcacctcagacgaggaggagaacgaacgtgacagataggggtggtatacaaaagatagccctatttggtaaaagaccaagtccttaTTACGGCAAGAAccgttcaaataagcaaagagaaacgacagtccatcattactttaagagatgaagttcagtcaatacggaacatttcaataacttttaaagtttcttcaaatgccatcacaaaaaccatcaagcgcaatgatgaaactggctaatatgaggaccgccacaggaaaggaagacctagagttacctttgctgcagaggataagttcattagagttaccagcctcagaaattgcagcccaaatcaatgcttcacagagatcaagtaacagacacatctcaacatcaactgttcagagaagactgcgtgaatcaggccttcatggtcgaattgctgcaaagaatccactactgaaggacaccaataataagaagagacttgcttgggccaagaaacacgagcaatggacattagaccggtggaaatctgacatttggtctaatgagtccacatttgagatttttggttccaaccgccgtgtctttgtgagacgcagagttcgtgatctccgcatgtgtggttcccaccgtgaagcatggaggagtgatggtgtggggggcttttctggtgacactgtctgtgatttatttcgaattcaaggcacacttaaccagcatggctaccacagcattcttcagcaatacaccatcccatctggtttgcacttagtgggactatcatttgtcccactaggacaatgacccaacacctctccaggctgtataagggctatttgtccaagaaggagagtgatggagtgctgccacagatgacctggcctccacaatcacctgacctcaacccaattgagatggtttggggtgagttggacttcagagtgaaggaaaagcagccaacaagtgctcagcatatgtgggaattccttcaagactgttggaaaagcattcctcatggagctggttgagagaatgccaagagtgtgcaaagctgttatcaaggcaagggtggctactttgaagaatatacaatattttgatttgtttaacacttttttggttactacatgattccatatgtgttatttcatagttttgtagtcttcactattattctacaatagtaAAGCAATAGTAAAGCAAATAGTAAAgcattaagaaaaacccttgaatgagtaggtgtgtctaaacttttgactggcactgtatatgtacatatatctacctacctcaatgacctcgtacccctgcggattgactcggtactggtaccccgtgtctgtagccaagttatcgttacttatTGTGTATTTATGCctcgtgttattatttttctttcatatttttttctctgcattgttgggaagtgcCCGTATGTGAGCATTTCActcttagtctacacctgttgtttacatgtgacaaatacaattttatttgggaCACAGATCCTAGTAAAACCCGAGGGGTGGCCAGCAGTCCCTCTGGCTGAAATCAGTTCATCTAAAACTGAATAAAACACTTGCTTTGACATTTTCCTTGCAGAATCCTTATGGAATTATCTCAATGTTAGCCAATGTACTGTATACATTGATGTACAATGTTCTATATACATTTGGATTCTCTGTCAGTTTTTAACTGTGGCACCATCTTACTTCTGTATTCAATTTCAACAGATGTTTCTCAATTAATCAGTAGACAAAGACACCATTCAATGTGCCCTTATTaataaatggcacactattccctatgtagtgcactgcttttgacctgggccatttgggatgcatgctaTGGATGTCCTCTAAGTGATGGGCCCTTCCTGTACCCACTAGTAAACTTCCTGTTTATCTTGGCAGGAGGTGGATCTGGCGTGACCTCCATGATCTCATTTCCTCTGTTGATTTTAGCCTAGAGTGTACACAGCctgacctgcacacacacacacacacacacacacacacacacacacacacgcacgtgcccTGACCTCTCTGCATCACTCTGGACCCCCAGGACCATTGATGGATTGGAAGAATCtctggctacgtcccaaatgactagggctggtcaaaagtagtgcactatataggaaatatggTGCAATTTGGGAAACAACATATAACTTTGTCTCTGAGCTGAAGCATAGTTGTAGCCACCTGTTTTTTCACTATACATTGTTAAGAATAGCATATGGGCCTGCCaattgatttatattttattggaACGTCAATTACTTTATAAAAGGTATTGAAAAAACGAAATaattaaatgtattaaattgataaTGTGATATTGtgcatatttaatacatttgtattATTTTGAAATAACGTTTATTAAGTGCTTGTTACAGGTTTGTTGAAAGCTTGTAACTCATGGGGATATTCTTTGTCCACAAGGTGGCAGTATGATATCACTGACTGAAGTAGCCAAGTTGATACAGTCTATCTTTTAAATGATTGTCAAATTAAGTCAGGATTGCAGTTTATGAACTAGGATGAGAGCAATTACAACTGGGTCCCAACAACATCATGCTGTAAAGTCTCTGTTTGGTTGGACAGTTTTATGAGGTAAGCCAATGATTTGTGATGGACATGACCTCTTCTAAATCTCCAAAATGGAtaagaacattttattttatttataaatacatttttatttggtaTTATTATATATCTGGGTATTGGCTAAACGGTAAACACACTGTTTAACTTTGATAAAGTAAACACAGGCCTCATTTTGAAGGCTTGGGCCTCGAAAACACAAGTGTGTTCGCAACAAGCGGTGGTCCTATTTGCAGTTTTCAAATGCAATAGTTCCTTTATGCTTGTTAAGAAGATAATCCAGGTGTTTAAGCGCTTTTATGGTCAGATACACAGTAAACCGACCACACACTGAGTCTTAATTACCTTTTAACCATGAGCTGCAGCTTGGTCCCAGAGTATTTTGTGTTATTCTGTACCAATATGAAAAAttagcaaaatgtacaatatctTACAGATTTGAAAAACGTATAATATGTtataatatgttatgaattctaaAGTTAGCTAGGCTAagcattagggttaaggttaggagttatgtTAAAGGCTTAAGGTTAGGGTAAagtttagctaaaagggttaaggttatggttaggggaaggtttagctaacatgctaagtagttgcaaagtggctaaaaagtagtaagtagttgaataGTTCTTACTTAGCTAAAATACTAAatttgtctgtgatgagattcgaactcacaacctttgggttgctagacattcgtgTTATACACCTACCCAACCACCCGGacaagtaaccatctgtcttatgtaaccataatCGCTTGCGAGTGGTACAGGGGTCTAAGGCGCTATatggcagtgctagaggcgtcactgtaGAGCttggttcaatcccgggctgtatcacaaccggccgtgatcgggagtcccatagggcggcgtacaattggcccagcgttgtccgggttactggagggtttggctggggtaggctgtcattctaaataagaatttgttcctaactgacttgcctagttaaataaaaccataccaaatgtaacatgtcATGCTAAtttgagtgtctcggatttacgtgCAATAGGAATAATCTATGAGACCAGACTGGGAACACGTAGGGTCCCCTAGTGAGTCCGGGCAGGGTAACCTTGTgagtcgcaaatggcaccctattccccatatagtgcactacttttgaccagggcccatgtggctcaggtcaaaactagtgcactatatagggaatagggtgtcatttgggatgcatcccagtcctccctccctcgctgTCTGACATCTTAATTATAAGGCCTATGACATCTTGACAGTAAGAAGGGTGAGTATTCAGAACTCTGCCCCACACAAACCTTAATAGGAGTAGTAGTAGAATCCCTATGATTTCATATTCATATGCAGGTCAGTGTGTGACATGTTTCACTGGGTCATCAGTATTAATTGGGGGCAGATTATACAGCGTTTGTAACATAATTGTTGCACAGAGGGGTTCCCCCAAGAGAGGATTACTCGAACAGACCACATGTAGGGCTTTCATTGCCATTTCGACGTTTTTATGAATCCTCCTCGTACCCCACTGCTTGTGGTCGCATCTAGAATACCGAACAGTGATACCCACCATAGCAAAAAAGAACGCAACAGCCAACCACAACTGTTCGTTACAATGTGTAGTGTACTTTTTTCCACGAATGCTACCCAAAAGGAACCCAACAACCAACTGTTGTGTAGGCCTATTACGTTTCTATTCATTAAGCATTAGATCACTATTTGACAAATATGAATAGGGGGTTCTACTTATCCAAAAATCTTGTATCACTGCATGAAGACAGAAAAGCAAAAATTACATTTCAAAATATAGGAGTGGTGCGCAGCTTTGGCGCAGAATGACTGTCCAGACGCACAGGTAAAAATGTAATACAAGTACTTTTATTACCAAAATAAAGATCTTCTATCAAAGTGAATTATACATATATTCAATCTCGTATAAATTGTATATACAAATTTACAATGTTTGTACATCAATAATTATATAAATACATTAAGCACCAACGAAACCCGTATGACATTAAGGCATAGCCTACCTCAAATCATCTTTGAAAAGCTCATTTTGTAGGTGAAAAGCTCATTTTGTACGTAAAAAATAGGCAAAGCCTCTAATTCTTCTGATTATATGGTTCTAAACTGGATGCGGGTCTCATTGTGCAAGAAAAATCATTAGGTGCTCGTTAATGTGCTAATTGGAACACGCTGATGGTCAATCCCAACACAATTAGTGGTCCATTCTTCCTTTTCAAACCCGTGACAATGGCATCTGTTTGGGACAAGAGACAGAGCTCGCAGTACCGGACCTCCACGTCAATCCCGTGCTAACGTCACTGTACATTGACCCGCTCGTGGCCTTGCTGCCCCAGCAGCAGCGGGTACAAAAAGTCCTCCAGGATTCTAGAGTTTTTCCCGACCAGACCCACGCGCCGGACGTGATGCCaactaaaaggcacatgaaataTTTCAGCATGAACACAGCATAGTCCGGCTTCTGCATTTCATGCTCCGATAAGCATGAACAGTTGTGGGTTATTTCCCAAGTCTGTCTGTTGTGCTGCTCATAGAAGTAACATGCTACTATAATCGTGGCGGGGACAGTGTAAAGCACTGTAAAAATACCTATCCTGATCATCAGTCTCTCCAACTTGTCTGTTTTCGTCCCTCCTTGCTTTATAACACTCCGGATCCGGAACAGTGACACAAACCCAGCCAGGAGAAACATAGTCCCAATGAACAGATAGATAACCAAAGGCGCCAAAACAAAGCCCCGGAGATTATCCAAATTCTGATTGCCAACATAGCATATTCCTGCCACAGGGTCACCATCCACTGAACTCAACGCCAACACAGCTATTGATTTCATGCTGGGTATTAACCAGGCAGCTAAATGAAAATACTGGGAGTAACTGGCTATGGCCTCATTTCCCCACTTCATCCCCGCAGCCAGGAACCAGGTAAgagacagaatgacccaccaaatAGAACTTGCCATGCCGAAAAAGTAGATGAGTAGAAACACAATGGTACAAAGCGCAGGGCCGGTGGTCTCGTAGTGGATGTGTTCGGTATCATGCTCCATGTTACAAGCCACTTGTTCATGTCCAGCAATTAGTCTGACAATGTAGCCGACCGAGACAAACATGTAACAAGCAGAGAGGAATATAATGGGTCGCTCCGGGTATTTGAAACGATCCATGTCGATTAAAAAAGTTGCCACTGTTGCAAAAGTAGAGATAAAACATAACACGGACCATAGTCCTATCCAGAATGCAGTAAATGTCCTTTCGTCTTGGGAGAAGTACGGGTTGTGGCAAGGCATGGCACAGTTGAGTATCTGTCCTGTTTTAACTCTGTTATATAGAGGATTACTGTTGCTGACTGGAACCATGGGAGCGCGGCAGTGACACTGGGGTTCGCATGGAGAACTCGGAGGTTGGTGTTTACGGGGGTCGTTAGAACGGCCTTGTCCATTTTTCTTTCGTGGGTTTACTGGTTTAACAGGACGATGTGTGGGCTTTGCAACCACTGGAGAAACAGTCGTCGTACTTCTGTTGTAGTCCATGCATAGTGTATCTTGGTTACCTTGCACTGGTAATAAATCGcatctcattctgtctggccacGGGAACCCGTACTGTCTCATCAGAGGCGCACAGCCTGCCTTGGCTCTCTCACAGACACCCCGACAAGGCGGCAGGGGCTTCTTGTAGTCCTCCAGGCAAATAGGAGTGTACATGCTACAGAGAAAGAACTTCAGGTCCGGAGAACACTTGATTTCCACCAGGGGCCAA from Salvelinus fontinalis isolate EN_2023a chromosome 26, ASM2944872v1, whole genome shotgun sequence includes:
- the LOC129823973 gene encoding frizzled-8-like, with translation MMECNLLGLGWCMFFALVLHRSSCAAAKELQCQEISVPLCKGIGYNYTYMPNQFNHDTQDEAGLEVHQFWPLVEIKCSPDLKFFLCSMYTPICLEDYKKPLPPCRGVCERAKAGCAPLMRQYGFPWPDRMRCDLLPVQGNQDTLCMDYNRSTTTVSPVVAKPTHRPVKPVNPRKKNGQGRSNDPRKHQPPSSPCEPQCHCRAPMVPVSNSNPLYNRVKTGQILNCAMPCHNPYFSQDERTFTAFWIGLWSVLCFISTFATVATFLIDMDRFKYPERPIIFLSACYMFVSVGYIVRLIAGHEQVACNMEHDTEHIHYETTGPALCTIVFLLIYFFGMASSIWWVILSLTWFLAAGMKWGNEAIASYSQYFHLAAWLIPSMKSIAVLALSSVDGDPVAGICYVGNQNLDNLRGFVLAPLVIYLFIGTMFLLAGFVSLFRIRSVIKQGGTKTDKLERLMIRIGIFTVLYTVPATIIVACYFYEQHNRQTWEITHNCSCLSEHEMQKPDYAVFMLKYFMCLLVGITSGAWVWSGKTLESWRTFCTRCCWGSKATSGSMYSDVSTGLTWRSGTASSVSCPKQMPLSRV